From one Brachypodium distachyon strain Bd21 chromosome 4, Brachypodium_distachyon_v3.0, whole genome shotgun sequence genomic stretch:
- the LOC100834961 gene encoding DExH-box ATP-dependent RNA helicase DExH10 → MEEVENSSKRKASELDLEDDSAAAAVPDEQPPRPDSAAKRPNLARSCIHEVAVPTGYDLSMDEAVHGTLSNPAFNGEMAKTYPFQLDPFQSVSIACLERNESVLVSAHTSAGKTAIAEYAIAMSFRDKQRVIYTSPLKALSNQKYRELSQEFSDVGLMTGDVTLQPNATCLVMTTEILRAMLYRGSEVIKEVGWVIFDEIHYMKDRERGVVWEESIVFLPTAIKMVFLSATMSNATEFAEWICNLHKQPCHVVYTDFRPTPLQHYVFPIGGSGLYLVVDENGQFREDNFLKLQDTFAKQPSQQDGRNGGGPKASGRIAKGGKASGTSDIYRIVKMIMERKFQPVIIFSFSRRECEHHAMSMSKLDFNTEEEKDNIEQVFRSAIFCLSEEDRGLPAIELMLPLLKRGIAVHHSGLLPLIKELVELLFQEGLVKALFATETFAMGLNMPAKTVVFTSVKKWDGDSNRYIASGEYIQMSGRAGRRGKDERGICVIMIDEKMEMSVIKDMVLGKPAPLISTFRLSYYTILNLLSRAEGQFTAEHVIRNSFHQFQYEKALPEVVQKITRLENEATLLDSSGENDLGEYHKLGLDISELEKKIMSEMIRPERALLYLVPGRLVKVRDGSTDWGWGVVVNVVKKPPASSTLPPALSASRSNSYIVDTLLHCSSSSSENGSRSKPCPPRPGEKGEMHVVPVPLPLVSGLSSVRINIPPDLRPPEARQNILFAVQELGKRYPQGLPKLHPITDMGIEEPELVDLVHKLEDLEQKLCSHPLHKSDQNEQQLSWYQRKAELNHEIQQLKSKMRDSQLQKFRDELKNRSRVLKMLGHIDGDGVLQLKGRAACLIDTGDELLITELMFNGTFNDLDHHQVASVVSCFVPCEKSNEQIRLRNELSKPMMQLQEAARKIAEVQRECKLDVNVEEYVESTCKPYLMDVIYCWSKGATFGEVIEMTDIFEGSIIRLVRRLDEFLNQLKAAAEAVGEVNLENKFGSASESLRRGIMFANSLYL, encoded by the exons ATGGAAGAGGTGGAGAATTCCAGCAAGCGTAAAGCGTCCGAGCTGGATTTGGAGGACGAttctgccgctgctgctgttccGGACGAgcagccgccgcggcccgACTCGGCTGCCAAGCGCCCTAACCTCGCCCGGTCGTGCATCCATGAGGTCGCTGTCCCTACCGGCTACGATTTGTCCATGGATGAGGCTGTACATGGGACCCTTTCCAACCCTGCATTTAATGGGGAGATGGCCAAGACGTACCCATTTCAGCTCGACCCTTTCCAGAGTGTTTCGATCGCGTGCTTGGAGCGGAATGAATCTGTCTTGGTCTCAGCTCACACCTCCGCGGGGAAGACGGCCATCGCTGAGTACGCCATTGCAATGTCGTTCAGAGACAAGCAGAGGGTTATATACACCTCTCCGTTGAAGGCCCTGAGCAATCAGAAGTACAGGGAGCTTAGTCAGGAGTTTTCTGATGTCGGTTTGATGACCGGTGATGTCACGCTCCAGCCAAATGCTACTTGCCTGGTCATGACTACAGAAATCCTGAGGGCGATGCTTTATAGGGGCTCTGAGGTGATCAAGGAAGTCGGTTGGGTTATATTTGATGAGATCCACTACATGAAGGATCGTGAGAGAGGCGTTGTGTGGGAAGAGAGTATAGTTTTCCTGCCCACTGCAATCAAGATGGTCTTTCTTTCTGCTACTATGTCAAATGCAACAGAGTTTGCGGAGTGGATTTGCAACCTGCACAAGCAGCCTTGTCACGTGGTGTACACAGACTTCAGGCCGACACCGTTACAGCACTACGTATTCCCGATAGGCGGGTCTGGTCTCTATCTTGTAGTAGATGAAAATGGTCAGTTCAGGGAGGATAATTTTCTAAAGCTGCAAGACACATTTGCAAAGCAACCTAGTCAACAAGATGGTAGGAATGGTGGTGGACCTAAAGCCAGTGGTCGAATAGCAAAAGGTGGAAAGGCATCTGGAACTTCTGACATATACAGGATTGTCAAG ATGATTATGGAGCGCAAGTTTCAACCAGTCATAATTTTCAGCTTTAGTAGAAGAGAATGTGAACATCATGCTATGTCGATGTCAAAACTTGATTTCAAcacggaagaagaaaaggataaCATCGAGCAGGTTTTCCGTAGTGCTATTTTCTGTTTAAGCGAGGAAGATAGAGGTTTGCCTGCTATAGAGTTGATGTTGCCTCTTCTTAAACGAGGTATTGCAGTACACCATTCAGGACTGCTTCCATTAATTAAGGAGCTGGTAGAACTGCTCTTCCAAGAAGGTCTTGTGAAAGCTCTCTTTGCTACTGAAACG TTTGCCATGGGGCTGAACATGCCTGCAAAAACAGTTGTCTTCACTTCTGTTAAAAAATGGGATGGTGATAGTAACCGTTATATTGCTTCCGGAGAATATATTCAG ATGAGTGGAAGAGCTGGTCGACGTGGCAAGGATGAGCGTGGCATTTGTGTTATAATGATAGATGAGAAG atgGAAATGAGTGTTATTAAAGATATGGTGTTAGGTAAACCAGCACCTCTTATCAGTACTTTCCGACTGAGCTATTACACTATTCTAAATTTACTGAGTCGCGCGGAGGGCCAATTTACTGCCGAGCATGTGATCCGGAATTCATTCCATCAGTTCCAATACGAAAAG GCATTACCAGAAGTGGTTCAGAAGATTACAAGGTTGGAAAATGAAGCTACTTTGCTGGACTCTTCTGGAGag AATGATCTGGGTGAATATCACAAATTAGGGCTTGATATATCTGaacttgaaaagaaaatcatgtcTGAGATGATCAGACCAGAGAGAGCTTTGTTATATTTGGTTCCTGGAAGGCTG GTAAAAGTGAGGGATGGTTCAACAGACTGGGGATGGGGTGTGGTTGTAAATGTGGTGAAGAAACCTCCAGCATCTAGTACTCTCCCCCCAGCATTAAGTGCATCTCGTAGTAATAGCTATATAGTGGACACCTTGCTTCACTGTTCTTCTAGTTCAAGCGAGAATGGATCACGTTCAAAGCCATGCCCACCTCGCCCAGGGGAGAAGGGAGAAATGCATGTG GTGCCTGTACCATTACCGTTAGTATCTGGTCTAAGCAGCGTTAGAATCAACATTCCTCCTGATCTACGACCACCTGAAGCAAGACAAAATATACTTTTTGCAGTTCAAGAACTGGGAAAGCGTTATCCCCAAGGGCTTCCGAAGCTACATCCAATTACG GACATGGGTATTGAAGAACCTGAATTAGTTGACTTGGTTCATAAACTTGAGGATCTCGAGCAGAAACTATGTTCTCATCCACTTCATAAG TCTGATCAAAATGAGCAGCAACTATCATGGTACCAAAGAAAAGCTGAGCTAAATCATGAAATTCAACAACTGAAGTCAAAGATGCGTGATTCACAG CTACAAAAATTTAGGGATGAACTTAAGAACCGGTCTCGCGTTCTCAAGATGCTTGGTCACATTGACGGGGATGGTGTTCTTCAGTTAAAGGGACGTGCTGCCTGTTTAATAGACACAGGGGATGAGCTGCTTATCACTGAACTTATGTTTAATG GTACATTTAATGATCTTGATCATCATCAAGTTGCTTCAGTTGTTAGCTGCTTTGTACCATGTGAGAAGTCAAATGAGCAAATACGCCTGAGAAATGAGCTGTCTAAGCCAATGATGCAACTGCAGGAGGCTGCAAGAAAAATAGCTGAG GTACAACGAGAATGCAAATTGGACGTAAATGTGGAGGAGTACGTTGAatcaacttgtaaaccctacCTGATGGACGTCATATACTGCTGGTCAAAG GGCGCCACCTTTGGAGAAGTGATAGAAATGACTGACATTTTTGAAGGAAGCATCATAAGGCTTGTGAGGAGACTGGATGAATTTCTGAATCAG CTAAAAGCTGCCGCTGAA